The following are encoded together in the Eulemur rufifrons isolate Redbay chromosome 28, OSU_ERuf_1, whole genome shotgun sequence genome:
- the SLC25A28 gene encoding mitoferrin-2 isoform X5, giving the protein MELEGRGAGGVAGGPAAGPGRSPGESALLDGWLQRGVGRGAGGGEAGACRPPVRQDPDSGPDYEALPAGATVTTYMVAGAVAGILEHCVMYPIDCVKTRMQSLQPDPAARYRNVLEALWRIIRTEGLWRPMRGLNVTATGAGPAHALYFACYEKLKKTLSDVIHPGGNSHIANVVFSFAGAAGCVATLLHDAAMNPAEVVKQRMQMYNSPYHRVTDCEHFNPQRRYNPSSHVLSGACAGAVAAAATTPLDVCKTLLNTQESLALNSNVTGHITGMASAFRTVYQVGGVTAYFRGVQARVIYQIPSTAIAWSVYEFFKYLITKRQEEWRAGK; this is encoded by the exons ATGGAGTTGGAGGGGCGGGGTGCTGGCGGTGTGGCGGGGGGGCCAGCGGCTGGGCCCGGGCGGAGCCCCGGGGAGTCGGCGCTGCTGGACGGGTGGCTGCAGCGGGGCGTGggccggggggccggcggcggggAGGCCGGGGCCTGCAGGCCCCCAGTGCGACAGGATCCGGACTCCGGCCCGGACTACGAGGCGTTGCCGGCTGGAGCCACTGTCACCACGTACATGGTGGCGGGCGCCGTTGCAGGGATCTTGGAGCATTGCGTGATGTATCCCATCGACTGCGTCAAG ACCCGGATGCAGAGTCTACAGCCTGACCCAGCTGCCCGCTATCGCAATGTGTTGGAGGCCCTCTGGAGGATTATAAGAACGGAGGGCCTATGGAGGCCCATGAGGGGGCTGAACGTCACAGCAACGGGCGCAGGCCCTGCCCACGCCCTTTATTTTGCCTGCTACGAAAAGTTAAAAAAGACACTGAGTGATGTAATCCACCCTGGGGGCAATAGCCATATTGCCAATG ttgttttctcatttgcaggTGCGGCTGGGTGTGTGGCAACATTACTTCATGATGCAGCCATGAATCCAGCGGAAG TGGTCAAGCAGAGGATGCAGATGTACAACTCACCATACCACCGGGTGACAGACTGT GAGCACTTTAACCCCCAGAGACGGTACAACCCCAGCTCCCACGTCCTCTCCGGAGCCTGTGCAGGAGCTGTAGCTGCCGCTGCCACAACCCCACTGGACGTTTGCAAAACACTGCTCAACACCCAGGAATCCTTGGCTTTGAACTCAAATGTTACAGGACACATCACAGGCATGGCTAGTGCCTTCAGGACGGTATATCAAGTAGGTGGGGTGACCGCCTACTTCCGAGGGGTGCAGGCTAGAGTAATTTACCAGATCCCCTCCACAGCCATCGCGTGGTCTGTGTATGAGTTCTTCAAATACCTAATCACTAAACGGCAAGAAGAGTGGAGGGCAGGCAAGTGA
- the SLC25A28 gene encoding mitoferrin-2 isoform X2, which produces MGVGPRSCVEKSEVWRLCGSAAGCVATLLHDAAMNPAEVVKQRMQMYNSPYHRVTDCVRAVWQNEGAGAFYRSYTTQLTMNVPFQAIHFMTYEFLQEHFNPQRRYNPSSHVLSGACAGAVAAAATTPLDVCKTLLNTQESLALNSNVTGHITGMASAFRTVYQVGGVTAYFRGVQARVIYQIPSTAIAWSVYEFFKYLITKRQEEWRAGK; this is translated from the exons ATGGGGGTGGGGCCAAGGAGCTGTGTGGAGAAATCAGAAGTTTGGAGGCTGTGTGGAA gTGCGGCTGGGTGTGTGGCAACATTACTTCATGATGCAGCCATGAATCCAGCGGAAG TGGTCAAGCAGAGGATGCAGATGTACAACTCACCATACCACCGGGTGACAGACTGTGTACGGGCAGTGTGGCAAAATGAAGGGGCCGGGGCCTTTTACCGCAGCTACACCACCCAGCTAACCATGAACGTTCCTTTCCAAGCCATTCACTTCATGACCTATGAATTCCTGCAGGAGCACTTTAACCCCCAGAGACGGTACAACCCCAGCTCCCACGTCCTCTCCGGAGCCTGTGCAGGAGCTGTAGCTGCCGCTGCCACAACCCCACTGGACGTTTGCAAAACACTGCTCAACACCCAGGAATCCTTGGCTTTGAACTCAAATGTTACAGGACACATCACAGGCATGGCTAGTGCCTTCAGGACGGTATATCAAGTAGGTGGGGTGACCGCCTACTTCCGAGGGGTGCAGGCTAGAGTAATTTACCAGATCCCCTCCACAGCCATCGCGTGGTCTGTGTATGAGTTCTTCAAATACCTAATCACTAAACGGCAAGAAGAGTGGAGGGCAGGCAAGTGA
- the SLC25A28 gene encoding mitoferrin-2 isoform X3 — protein MELEGRGAGGVAGGPAAGPGRSPGESALLDGWLQRGVGRGAGGGEAGACRPPVRQDPDSGPDYEALPAGATVTTYMVAGAVAGILEHCVMYPIDCVKTRMQSLQPDPAARYRNVLEALWRIIRTEGLWRPMRGLNVTATGAGPAHALYFACYEKLKKTLSDVIHPGGNSHIANVVFSFAGAAGCVATLLHDAAMNPAEVVKQRMQMYNSPYHRVTDCVRAVWQNEGAGAFYRSYTTQLTMNVPFQAIHFMTYEFLQEHFNPQRRYNPSSHVLSGACAGAVAAAATTPLDVCKTLLNTQESLALNSNVTGHITGMASAFRTVYQVGGVTAYFRGVQARVIYQIPSTAIAWSVYEFFKYLITKRQEEWRAGK, from the exons ATGGAGTTGGAGGGGCGGGGTGCTGGCGGTGTGGCGGGGGGGCCAGCGGCTGGGCCCGGGCGGAGCCCCGGGGAGTCGGCGCTGCTGGACGGGTGGCTGCAGCGGGGCGTGggccggggggccggcggcggggAGGCCGGGGCCTGCAGGCCCCCAGTGCGACAGGATCCGGACTCCGGCCCGGACTACGAGGCGTTGCCGGCTGGAGCCACTGTCACCACGTACATGGTGGCGGGCGCCGTTGCAGGGATCTTGGAGCATTGCGTGATGTATCCCATCGACTGCGTCAAG ACCCGGATGCAGAGTCTACAGCCTGACCCAGCTGCCCGCTATCGCAATGTGTTGGAGGCCCTCTGGAGGATTATAAGAACGGAGGGCCTATGGAGGCCCATGAGGGGGCTGAACGTCACAGCAACGGGCGCAGGCCCTGCCCACGCCCTTTATTTTGCCTGCTACGAAAAGTTAAAAAAGACACTGAGTGATGTAATCCACCCTGGGGGCAATAGCCATATTGCCAATG ttgttttctcatttgcaggTGCGGCTGGGTGTGTGGCAACATTACTTCATGATGCAGCCATGAATCCAGCGGAAG TGGTCAAGCAGAGGATGCAGATGTACAACTCACCATACCACCGGGTGACAGACTGTGTACGGGCAGTGTGGCAAAATGAAGGGGCCGGGGCCTTTTACCGCAGCTACACCACCCAGCTAACCATGAACGTTCCTTTCCAAGCCATTCACTTCATGACCTATGAATTCCTGCAGGAGCACTTTAACCCCCAGAGACGGTACAACCCCAGCTCCCACGTCCTCTCCGGAGCCTGTGCAGGAGCTGTAGCTGCCGCTGCCACAACCCCACTGGACGTTTGCAAAACACTGCTCAACACCCAGGAATCCTTGGCTTTGAACTCAAATGTTACAGGACACATCACAGGCATGGCTAGTGCCTTCAGGACGGTATATCAAGTAGGTGGGGTGACCGCCTACTTCCGAGGGGTGCAGGCTAGAGTAATTTACCAGATCCCCTCCACAGCCATCGCGTGGTCTGTGTATGAGTTCTTCAAATACCTAATCACTAAACGGCAAGAAGAGTGGAGGGCAGGCAAGTGA
- the SLC25A28 gene encoding mitoferrin-2 isoform X1, with translation MGVGPRSCVEKSEVWRLCGIVFSFAGAAGCVATLLHDAAMNPAEVVKQRMQMYNSPYHRVTDCVRAVWQNEGAGAFYRSYTTQLTMNVPFQAIHFMTYEFLQEHFNPQRRYNPSSHVLSGACAGAVAAAATTPLDVCKTLLNTQESLALNSNVTGHITGMASAFRTVYQVGGVTAYFRGVQARVIYQIPSTAIAWSVYEFFKYLITKRQEEWRAGK, from the exons ATGGGGGTGGGGCCAAGGAGCTGTGTGGAGAAATCAGAAGTTTGGAGGCTGTGTGGAA ttgttttctcatttgcaggTGCGGCTGGGTGTGTGGCAACATTACTTCATGATGCAGCCATGAATCCAGCGGAAG TGGTCAAGCAGAGGATGCAGATGTACAACTCACCATACCACCGGGTGACAGACTGTGTACGGGCAGTGTGGCAAAATGAAGGGGCCGGGGCCTTTTACCGCAGCTACACCACCCAGCTAACCATGAACGTTCCTTTCCAAGCCATTCACTTCATGACCTATGAATTCCTGCAGGAGCACTTTAACCCCCAGAGACGGTACAACCCCAGCTCCCACGTCCTCTCCGGAGCCTGTGCAGGAGCTGTAGCTGCCGCTGCCACAACCCCACTGGACGTTTGCAAAACACTGCTCAACACCCAGGAATCCTTGGCTTTGAACTCAAATGTTACAGGACACATCACAGGCATGGCTAGTGCCTTCAGGACGGTATATCAAGTAGGTGGGGTGACCGCCTACTTCCGAGGGGTGCAGGCTAGAGTAATTTACCAGATCCCCTCCACAGCCATCGCGTGGTCTGTGTATGAGTTCTTCAAATACCTAATCACTAAACGGCAAGAAGAGTGGAGGGCAGGCAAGTGA
- the SLC25A28 gene encoding mitoferrin-2 isoform X4, which produces MELEGRGAGGVAGGPAAGPGRSPGESALLDGWLQRGVGRGAGGGEAGACRPPVRQDPDSGPDYEALPAGATVTTYMVAGAVAGILEHCVMYPIDCVKTRMQSLQPDPAARYRNVLEALWRIIRTEGLWRPMRGLNVTATGAGPAHALYFACYEKLKKTLSDVIHPGGNSHIANGAAGCVATLLHDAAMNPAEVVKQRMQMYNSPYHRVTDCVRAVWQNEGAGAFYRSYTTQLTMNVPFQAIHFMTYEFLQEHFNPQRRYNPSSHVLSGACAGAVAAAATTPLDVCKTLLNTQESLALNSNVTGHITGMASAFRTVYQVGGVTAYFRGVQARVIYQIPSTAIAWSVYEFFKYLITKRQEEWRAGK; this is translated from the exons ATGGAGTTGGAGGGGCGGGGTGCTGGCGGTGTGGCGGGGGGGCCAGCGGCTGGGCCCGGGCGGAGCCCCGGGGAGTCGGCGCTGCTGGACGGGTGGCTGCAGCGGGGCGTGggccggggggccggcggcggggAGGCCGGGGCCTGCAGGCCCCCAGTGCGACAGGATCCGGACTCCGGCCCGGACTACGAGGCGTTGCCGGCTGGAGCCACTGTCACCACGTACATGGTGGCGGGCGCCGTTGCAGGGATCTTGGAGCATTGCGTGATGTATCCCATCGACTGCGTCAAG ACCCGGATGCAGAGTCTACAGCCTGACCCAGCTGCCCGCTATCGCAATGTGTTGGAGGCCCTCTGGAGGATTATAAGAACGGAGGGCCTATGGAGGCCCATGAGGGGGCTGAACGTCACAGCAACGGGCGCAGGCCCTGCCCACGCCCTTTATTTTGCCTGCTACGAAAAGTTAAAAAAGACACTGAGTGATGTAATCCACCCTGGGGGCAATAGCCATATTGCCAATG gTGCGGCTGGGTGTGTGGCAACATTACTTCATGATGCAGCCATGAATCCAGCGGAAG TGGTCAAGCAGAGGATGCAGATGTACAACTCACCATACCACCGGGTGACAGACTGTGTACGGGCAGTGTGGCAAAATGAAGGGGCCGGGGCCTTTTACCGCAGCTACACCACCCAGCTAACCATGAACGTTCCTTTCCAAGCCATTCACTTCATGACCTATGAATTCCTGCAGGAGCACTTTAACCCCCAGAGACGGTACAACCCCAGCTCCCACGTCCTCTCCGGAGCCTGTGCAGGAGCTGTAGCTGCCGCTGCCACAACCCCACTGGACGTTTGCAAAACACTGCTCAACACCCAGGAATCCTTGGCTTTGAACTCAAATGTTACAGGACACATCACAGGCATGGCTAGTGCCTTCAGGACGGTATATCAAGTAGGTGGGGTGACCGCCTACTTCCGAGGGGTGCAGGCTAGAGTAATTTACCAGATCCCCTCCACAGCCATCGCGTGGTCTGTGTATGAGTTCTTCAAATACCTAATCACTAAACGGCAAGAAGAGTGGAGGGCAGGCAAGTGA